Proteins encoded in a region of the Mycolicibacterium chitae genome:
- a CDS encoding PDR/VanB family oxidoreductase has protein sequence MTQQEPEFDARVAAKTAPALGVAALTLTRPDGTPFPEWTPGAHVDLILDDDTVRQYSLCGAPADTRRWRLGVLREPCSRGGSQRVHEVLQVGDTVRIRGPRNNFPLIASPRYLFIAGGIGITPILPMIAAAGSAGADWQLAYGGRSRATMAFLDELESHGERVSVNPSDETGLLDLEALLGRPRPDTLVYCCGPEALLAAVEQRCAAWPLGSLHVERFVAKPLTEPVRAEAFEIELVGSGLTLTVPPGRSILEVVEEAGVDPLYSCAEGTCGSCETAVLDGEPDHRDSVLTAEQRSANDCMMICVSRARTPRLVLDL, from the coding sequence ATGACGCAGCAGGAACCCGAGTTCGACGCCCGGGTGGCGGCCAAGACCGCGCCGGCCCTCGGCGTGGCGGCGCTGACGCTGACTCGGCCCGACGGCACCCCGTTTCCCGAGTGGACCCCCGGGGCGCACGTCGACCTGATCCTCGACGACGACACCGTCCGCCAGTACTCGCTGTGCGGGGCCCCCGCCGACACCCGGCGGTGGCGCCTGGGGGTGCTGCGCGAACCGTGCAGCCGCGGTGGATCCCAGCGGGTGCACGAGGTCCTGCAGGTCGGGGACACGGTGCGAATCCGTGGTCCGCGCAACAACTTCCCGCTGATCGCGTCGCCGCGCTATCTGTTCATCGCCGGCGGCATCGGTATCACGCCGATCCTGCCGATGATCGCCGCGGCGGGCAGCGCCGGTGCGGACTGGCAGCTGGCCTACGGCGGCCGCTCCCGCGCGACCATGGCGTTCCTGGACGAACTCGAGTCACACGGCGAGCGGGTCTCGGTGAACCCGAGCGACGAGACCGGGCTGCTGGATCTCGAGGCGCTGCTGGGCCGGCCGCGCCCGGACACGCTGGTGTACTGCTGCGGCCCCGAGGCGCTACTGGCCGCCGTCGAACAACGCTGCGCGGCCTGGCCGCTCGGCTCGCTGCACGTCGAGCGGTTCGTCGCCAAGCCGCTGACCGAACCGGTGCGCGCCGAGGCCTTCGAGATCGAACTGGTCGGCAGCGGACTGACTTTGACCGTGCCGCCGGGCCGCTCGATCCTCGAGGTGGTCGAGGAGGCCGGCGTCGACCCGCTGTACTCCTGCGCGGAGGGCACGTGCGGAAGCTGCGAGACCGCGGTGCTCGACGGCGAACCCGATCACCGCGACTCGGTACTGACC
- a CDS encoding zinc-binding dehydrogenase has product MARQVVLDETFTPQLREVDVAAPAAGQVRVRVARAGVNFWEIMQRRGRVPLADHRVPGSEGVGVVEALGAGVEGLAPGQRVAWSKVPGSYAEVVVAPASALVLVPDAVSDQTAAALLFQGATAHYLSHDAWPLYAGDTAVVTAAAGGVGVLLTQLLVARGARVIGVVSTPEKVEVGVRAGAAHMVTYGDSMVAEIRANAPDGVAAVYDAVGSGVAEPLMGTLRARGAMVLYGAASGQEADIGAKDLGGGSFFLTRTAGRDYSGDEQDVARRAAQLLDMATWSLVKPVIGGEFPLAEVAEAWDALESRSTVGKLLLVP; this is encoded by the coding sequence CGCGAGGTTGACGTCGCGGCACCGGCGGCCGGGCAGGTGCGGGTCCGGGTGGCCCGCGCCGGCGTCAATTTTTGGGAGATCATGCAGCGGCGAGGACGGGTGCCGCTCGCCGATCATCGCGTGCCAGGATCCGAAGGCGTCGGTGTGGTCGAAGCGCTCGGCGCTGGCGTGGAGGGGCTCGCCCCGGGGCAGCGGGTGGCCTGGTCCAAAGTGCCGGGCAGCTATGCCGAAGTCGTTGTCGCGCCGGCGTCGGCCCTCGTGCTCGTCCCGGACGCGGTGTCAGACCAGACGGCTGCCGCGCTGTTGTTCCAGGGTGCCACTGCGCACTACCTCAGCCACGACGCGTGGCCGCTGTACGCCGGCGATACCGCGGTGGTGACCGCGGCCGCCGGTGGGGTCGGTGTGCTGCTCACCCAACTCCTGGTCGCCCGCGGTGCGCGGGTCATCGGAGTGGTGTCGACGCCCGAGAAGGTCGAAGTCGGTGTGCGTGCAGGTGCCGCCCACATGGTGACCTATGGCGACAGCATGGTCGCGGAGATCCGGGCGAACGCCCCCGACGGTGTCGCAGCGGTCTACGACGCCGTCGGATCCGGTGTGGCAGAACCGCTGATGGGCACGCTACGGGCCCGCGGGGCCATGGTCCTCTACGGTGCCGCGTCCGGCCAGGAGGCGGATATCGGCGCCAAGGATCTCGGCGGCGGCTCGTTCTTCCTCACCCGCACCGCCGGCCGGGACTACTCCGGGGACGAGCAGGACGTGGCCCGTCGTGCCGCGCAGCTGCTGGATATGGCGACCTGGAGCTTGGTCAAGCCGGTGATCGGCGGCGAGTTTCCGCTGGCCGAGGTGGCCGAGGCCTGGGACGCCCTCGAATCCCGGTCCACCGTCGGCAAATTGCTGCTCGTCCCGTAA